A genomic stretch from Ureibacillus composti includes:
- a CDS encoding Nif3-like dinuclear metal center hexameric protein has product MKTANGQEVIQLFESWSPKKLACMENDPIGLAIGTLNKEVTKVLVTLDVNEEVADEAIRNGCQLIIAHHPPIFRKLSNLRTDTPAGKLYEKLIKNDVAVYAAHTNLDVADGGVNDLLADALQLENQQILEQTYSENLMKLAVFVPDSHADRLRLELSKIGAGAIGDYDSCSFSTDGKGRFRPLEGADPFIGEIGEIEVTDEEKIEVVFPPSIKNKVLKAMLNVHPYEEPAYDLYTLAVETNQMGLGRVGTLKEPMTLEQFAKHVKKQLDVPAVRVVGDKNAKVKKVAVVGGDGNKYIHVAKRSGADVFVTGDMYFHVAQDAQSIGLNIVDPGHHVEKVMIKGVSQKMMELCSQKKLSVQFIESKVNTEPFTFI; this is encoded by the coding sequence ATGAAGACGGCAAACGGACAAGAAGTGATTCAATTATTTGAAAGCTGGTCACCCAAAAAATTGGCTTGTATGGAAAATGACCCGATAGGATTAGCTATTGGGACATTAAATAAAGAAGTAACAAAGGTGTTGGTAACACTTGATGTCAATGAAGAGGTTGCAGATGAGGCAATTCGAAATGGCTGTCAATTAATTATTGCACACCACCCACCAATCTTCCGAAAACTCTCAAACTTACGTACTGATACACCTGCAGGTAAATTGTATGAGAAGCTAATTAAAAATGACGTTGCTGTTTATGCAGCTCATACTAATTTAGATGTAGCTGATGGCGGTGTAAATGATTTATTAGCTGACGCATTACAATTAGAAAACCAGCAAATCTTAGAGCAAACATATAGTGAAAATTTAATGAAATTAGCTGTATTTGTACCAGACTCCCATGCTGATCGCTTACGTCTTGAACTTTCGAAAATAGGCGCGGGAGCTATTGGTGATTATGATTCTTGTAGCTTTTCAACGGATGGGAAGGGGCGCTTTAGACCGTTAGAGGGTGCAGATCCATTTATTGGCGAAATTGGAGAAATTGAAGTAACGGATGAAGAGAAAATTGAAGTTGTCTTCCCACCATCAATAAAAAATAAAGTATTAAAAGCGATGTTAAATGTACACCCTTATGAAGAACCTGCCTATGATTTATATACATTAGCTGTAGAAACAAATCAGATGGGCCTTGGACGTGTTGGGACACTTAAGGAGCCAATGACATTAGAACAGTTTGCAAAGCATGTTAAAAAGCAATTGGACGTCCCAGCTGTGAGAGTTGTAGGAGATAAAAATGCAAAAGTGAAAAAAGTGGCTGTCGTTGGCGGGGATGGAAATAAATATATACATGTTGCAAAACGATCTGGTGCTGATGTATTTGTAACAGGAGATATGTATTTCCACGTTGCCCAGGATGCACAAAGTATCGGGCTAAATATTGTTGACCCTGGTCATCATGTAGAAAAAGTAATGATAAAAGGTGTTTCGCAAAAAATGATGGAACTTTGTTCACAAAAAAAACTATCTGTACAATTTATTGAATCAAAAGTAAATACAGAGCCATTTACCTTTATATAG
- a CDS encoding tRNA (adenine(22)-N(1))-methyltransferase TrmK: MNAQKLSKRLEMVASFVPTGAVVADIGSDHAYLPCYLIHKGIINKAIAGEVVKGPYDSAVRQVRAENLSDKITVRLADGLEAVQESDHVDTITIAGMGGPLIVTILENGNDALKSVTRLILQPNIHAKVIREWALENGWAILDEEILDEDGKIYEVLVLQRGNMTLTEEEVLLGKFLLAKKSDVFIEKWKKEIENWERVLNSIEKAEPSQEIIAKREELHCLISLVEEALKE; this comes from the coding sequence ATGAATGCACAAAAACTTTCAAAACGATTAGAAATGGTGGCATCATTTGTTCCAACTGGAGCCGTAGTAGCGGATATTGGCAGTGATCATGCATACCTACCTTGTTATTTAATTCATAAGGGGATCATTAACAAAGCGATTGCTGGCGAAGTTGTAAAGGGTCCATATGATTCTGCTGTTCGGCAAGTGAGGGCTGAAAATTTATCGGATAAAATTACTGTGCGATTGGCAGATGGGTTAGAGGCAGTTCAAGAAAGTGATCATGTCGATACGATTACGATCGCGGGAATGGGTGGACCACTAATTGTAACGATTCTAGAAAATGGTAATGATGCCTTAAAATCAGTGACGAGACTCATATTACAACCCAATATCCATGCAAAGGTGATACGAGAATGGGCACTAGAAAATGGTTGGGCAATCCTTGATGAAGAAATATTAGATGAAGATGGAAAAATATATGAAGTCCTTGTTCTACAAAGAGGAAACATGACTTTAACGGAAGAGGAAGTTTTATTAGGTAAATTTCTTTTAGCAAAAAAATCGGATGTATTTATTGAAAAGTGGAAAAAAGAAATAGAGAATTGGGAACGAGTGTTAAACTCTATTGAAAAAGCAGAACCAAGCCAAGAAATTATTGCAAAGCGCGAAGAATTACATTGTCTAATCTCTTTAGTTGAGGAGGCATTAAAAGAATGA
- a CDS encoding cytochrome c — protein sequence MKNNPIIPYILIMAFGIGLIFFLSLEGVGNKEEIAAHGDEAATEEGGATAEGGASGEELVSTCIGCHGGDLTGGMGPKLIGQDPAHIVDVLTNGIEGTPMTPGLKTPEEAQAIADYISTLK from the coding sequence ATGAAGAACAATCCAATCATTCCTTATATCCTAATTATGGCATTCGGTATCGGACTTATTTTCTTCCTGTCATTAGAAGGTGTTGGTAACAAAGAGGAAATCGCTGCTCATGGAGATGAAGCTGCAACTGAAGAGGGCGGCGCGACTGCAGAAGGTGGAGCAAGCGGTGAAGAATTGGTAAGCACATGTATCGGTTGTCACGGCGGTGATTTAACTGGTGGTATGGGACCAAAACTTATTGGCCAAGATCCTGCACATATCGTGGATGTATTAACAAACGGTATTGAAGGTACACCAATGACTCCTGGTTTGAAAACACCAGAAGAGGCTCAAGCGATTGCTGATTATATTTCAACATTAAAATAA